From a single Miscanthus floridulus cultivar M001 chromosome 8, ASM1932011v1, whole genome shotgun sequence genomic region:
- the LOC136468609 gene encoding protein FAR1-RELATED SEQUENCE 5-like has product MDLNKLPPYLDEDFLDAFGLDYVTGNPTFCTQVPAIPEIPQPNDEHARSEDRNEGSTANPVVADNELNGAGNEVAEEEEEVWSTPQMPHNGLSFASLDEAKEYNSYVKRTSFSIRTNTSRWSAITREMQKVQFVCNKEGFGKKRRIAAQLVEAITCYSNNDDAKEEDSAQEEEDDQGEKRKKLDGCKKRKREKMLYTNCKARMVVKMIGSRWQVIYFLGEHNHDLVLMSEFYGFAQLVPYEGKQVSNFRSTIHKTEKIKDMRETLDYFRALKEEDPNFFYKIKLDDNHRVENLFWVDSAARRAYKEAYSDCVSFDAAYMTNIYEMPWQFQYWVEPNNSFVYGYGKRNYLVTTIEEEESYRSLAVEGCTSDENYAILEKHIKQMRSEFEEMKKRKMANRWNIGAIEGGATEGAQDPGATEHWSRYLYSNWTFTV; this is encoded by the exons ATGGATCTTAACAAGTTGCCACCAtatttggatgaagatttcttagATGCATTTGGTTTGGATTATGTGACCGGCAACCCTACCTTCTGCACTCAAGTGCCTGCAATTCCTGAAATTCCTCAGCCTAATGATGAGCAT GCAAGGAGTGAGGACAGGAATGAAGGTTCTACTGCTAATCCTGTAGTTGCTGATAATGAATTGAATGGTGCTGGAAATGAAGTagcagaagaggaggaagaggtgtGGTCTACTCCTCAAATGCCACACAATGGTCTATCTTTTGCATCCTTGGACGAAGCAAAAGAGTACAACTCTTATGTCAAGAGAACTAGCTTCTCGATTAGAACAAACACGTCACGCTGGTCTGCAATCACAAGAGAAATGCAAAAGGTCCAATTCGTGTGCAATAAGGAAGGCTTTGGCAAGAAAAGGAGAATTGCTGCTCAGCTTGTTGAAGCTATCACTTGCTACTCTAACAATGATGACGCCAAAGAGGAGGATAGTGCacaagaggaagaggatgatcaaggggagaagaggaagaagcttgaCGGATGTAAGAAAAGAAAGAGGGAGAAAATGCTATATACAAATTGCAAGGCGAGgatggtggtcaaaatgattgGCTCTAGGTGGCAAGTCATCTATTTTCTAGGCGAgcacaaccatgatcttgtg TTGATGAGCGAGTTCTATGGCTTTGCACAGCTGGTGCCATACGAGGGAAAACAAGTTTCGAACTTTCGCTCCACCATCCACAAGACGGAAAAAATCAAAGATATGCGGGAAACTTTGGATTACTTCAGAGCTTTGAAAGAAGAAGACCCTAATTTCTTCTACAAGATCAAGCTCGATGACAACCATAGGGTTGAGAACCTGTTTTGGGTTGATTCAGCTGCAAGACGAGCTTACAAAGAGGCATATAGCGACTGCGTCTCATTTGATGCAGCCTATATGACCAACATATATGAGATGCCTT GGCAGTTCCAATATTGGGTGGAGCCCAATAACAGCTTTGTTTATGGGTATGGAAAAAGGAACTACCTTGTTACAACAATAGAAGAGGAGGAAAGCTACCGCT CACTAGCAGTTGAGGGCTGTACAAGTGATGAAAACTAtgctattttggagaagcacatcAAGCAGATGCGATCTGAATTTGAAGAAATGAAGAAAAGGAAGATGGCGAATAGGTGGAACATTGGTGCTATAGAAGGTGGTGCTACAGAAGGTGCACAAGACCCTGGTGCTACAGAACACTGGTCCAGGTACCTCTACTCCAACTGGACCTTCACT GTGTAG